The genomic interval TACAGCTAGCAGTGTTGCTAATACAGCTGGCTAGTCGGCTTTTCGCCATGTGGCAGCAGAATGCGGATACAAAATGCCGGCTGTTTTTCCGTTTTTCCATTGTTCCTCTGCTGGATGGAAAGTATATGACAAGCTATATTTCCTCAAAATGACGCATGAAATCTTGTCCCGTTTGTTTTGTATCACTTTGGTGCTGAATGAAGACTTAACGGGGGTTTTAATTGCAGCTATGGCGGCGGCCCTCCTCGTTTCGGGGGTAaccggggaggaggaggaggaggaggaaagtttGGAAATCCAGGAGAACGTCTGCGAAAGAAACAATGGAACCTGGACGAGCTGCCCAAGTTTGAGAAAAACTTCTACCAGCAGCATCCCGATGTGGCCCGCAGGTCCCTGGTATGTAGGCAGCATGGCTCCTCTGCTGTTATGCAACATGCTGCACACGTGTCCTCTCTGCACGTGTTGCTCTTATGCAACAAGTTACCACTGCTCAACTTTATCTGCTTTATTTCCAACTTGCAGCAAGAAGCCGAGCAATACAGAAGGACCAAAACCatcacatttaaaggaagagaCTGCCCAAATCCCATCATGAAGTTCCACGAGGCCAGCTTTCCATGTGAGTGTAAAAACAAGTGAAATACCTTAAAAGGTGAAGTCTGGTGCATCCTGGGacggcagcagctcagtctgtagcccgactctgacatctctccattgaTGCATGTCCTGCTTGTGAATGTGTAGTAAACCAGAATGTCCCTGTAGTATGAATAAAGTGTGTAAAAATGAGTAATGAATGtttgtcttattattattttatagctTATGTGATGGATGtcatcaacaaacaaaactggACAGAGCCAACACCCATCCAGGCTCAAGGCTGGCCTCTGGCTCTCAGTGGGAAGGATATGGTTGGCATTGCACAGACTGGTTCTGGCAAAACACTTTCTGTAAGttacatgttgatgttttactGCTGGCGGGTagattttattaaaatgtgattaaaggtTAGATTTTGTGCCTGTTAAGATCCTGGGAGTGACTTCAGTGATTTCTCTTTTCAGTATCTGTTACCTGCAATTGTTCACATCAACCACCAGCCTTTCCTGGAACGTGGAGATGGTCCCATTGTGAGTATTtattacatcataacagagactAACGTCACttttatatttgtcttttttagcGGTTGAGTTGCTTATCTGAGACTGACCTGTACTGATTCATGTTTTCCTCCTTCACAGTGCTTGGTCCTCGCCCCGACCCGTGAGCTGGCTCAGCAGGTACAACAGGTGGCTGCTGAATATGGCAGAGCTTCTCGCCTGAAGTCCACCTGTATCTACGGAGGAGCGCCCAAGGGACCTCAGATCCGCGACCTGGAAAGAGGTATTGTCTCATCAgttgattctttgttttttagaaCACTTaaactgtcactttaaatgttgAGGTGATTCTCTAACATGACTCTATTTGTTCACAGGTGTGGAGATCTGCATCGCCACTCCAGGAAGGCTCATCGACTTCCTCGAGGCGGGAAAAACAAACCTCCGCCGCTGCACCTACCTCGTGCTGGATGAAGCCGACAGAATGCTGGACATGGGCTTCGAGCCGCAGATCCGAAAGATTGTCGACCAGATCAGAGTACGATAACGTCAGAGCTGTTAAACATCTGTGGAGGCTGAATTTAAAAATCTTTGTTTCTAATGaacttttatcttctttttgcAGCCTGACCGTCAGACTCTGATGTGGAGTGCTACCTGGCCCAAAGAGGTCCGCCAGCTGGCTGAGGACTTCTTGAAGGAATACGTCCAGATTAATATCGGAGCTCTTCAGCTCAGTGCCAACCACAACATCCTGCAGATCGTGGACGTCTGCAACGACGGAGAGAAGGAGAACAAGTGAGTGAAAGCAAACGGTGTTGAAGCCCCGACCTCTTCGTGATGGTTTAAATTCAAATCTGATGCaaatattgaagtttttttaaatagactCACGTTTGGTCTCCGTTCTTTAGACTGATCCGCCTGCTCGAGGAAATCATGAGCGAGAAGGAAAACAAGACGATCATCTTTGTGGAGACGAAGAGGCGATGTGATGACCTCACccggaggatgaggagggatgGGTGAGTGTTGAAGTTAAACTGCTGTACTAagatgtccccccccccccccccccccccccccccgtccctgAACTAAAGGCTCAACTAGTCTCCCTATAAATGACAGCCATGTTTTACATTCatcaaagtgaaatgaaatcaGGAATAACAAAGATCCACAAGACAGACGGGAGCACACTCAGACAGAAATGTGCAAAACAAGAGCATGACCCCTGACAGACTAACTTagagtatttatttacacacgAGCAATTATCTCATGAAAGAGGCAGAGCAGTCACAAAAACCTGGGATGTGATTCTATCAGTTTTATCCAGAAATTTCCAACTTCAAGTGACACACAAGACTGAAGTTGTTTGACAGCTTTGCCCATAAACTGATTATACCCCGGCACGCCTCCCACTTATGTTTCGGGCCGCCAAAGTTTAATCGCTGAGCGGCTTCTGAAATGAAAGTAAAGCTGTACATGAACTGTTTGATATTGAAACCCTCTCTCCCTTCAGGTGGCCCGCTATGGGAATCCATGGAGATAAAAGCCAACAGGAGAGAGACTGGGTTCTTAATGGTGAGCGTCGTCCACAACAAACTGAATATCACTGGTTCATCAGTTTAATAATAATGTGCACCAACCAACTTCTTCATGtctgaattattttcttttctagaGTTCAAATACGGAAAGGCTCCAATTCTCATTGCTACAGATGTAGCCTCCAGAGGTCTAGGTCAGTATCCTCCCTGAACGCTTCCGTACTCGGATGTAtttcaaaaaagaaagtgtttttgctttctttaaCTCTTCTGCTTCTTTCTGAGTTTCTCCCCTGACCTGAAGGCGCAGTCTGTGTGGCAGGGCCTTGGCATGACAAGCCCAGGTCTCCAGAGGGGGAAGGAGGATTCTTGGAGGTGTCCTGACTGGCGAGGCACGCGTCTCCCAGTCGCGCAGATAAACAGAGGTGACCAGGTGCGGGTGCGGCATAACGCGCTGGCCTGCCTAAAAACGGGGGGCGAGTTGAAGGGCTGGCCACAGTTCCTCCCCCAAAACATACGTCGTCTGTTCTCTGGCAATGGTTTGGACTGCTTCACACACCCAGGCTCTGTAACTGTCCCAGCTCAAAGCCCGGCTACACTGTCTCCTTTTGTCTTGCATGCCTGTTTGGGCGCTGCATTGCAAGCGTTGAGTCATTCTGGGAGGTGCTTTGGTTGTGTAGACCTGTTGTAAAGCATGGGTGGTGTTTAAACTTTGCAGTCAACTCGTGTTGGAAGAGCAGTCTGTCAGATCGATCAAACCTTCACCTCTGTAGTGACATGGCTACTGGCGCTTTTGGTGACAGTGGGACATGCTAGTTGGACACACTTGGACAAAATCCAAGCTCACACTCCTCCCTCGCCTGCGTTTCAAAGTCATGTCGAGACCTGCCAACAAGAGACGTTTTATCAAGTGAACACTGGCTCTGGAAAAATCTTGCCATGCAGAGAGTCGGGATGTTTGTAGGCATCCTGCAGATTGGTTCAGAtctacagtttctttttttttggcaagaGACACTGCAGTGTGAGCTTTATCGCTAGCACCACACGACAAagggagcctttttttttttaaagagctagTTTGAGCACACTAGGAGCAGTAGTGTGTGCAGAGCAGGACGCCTGTGGGTCAGTTGGTAATGTGTGGGGCGTGCGCTGCAATGGGAATGGACTAGTGAATGCATACTCCACAAAATGGTAAGACTTCTGATCCATTCTTTTTGAGGGTGGTCGTAGAgggggagggtttttttcttttctcccacTGGATTGGAAGCAGATGGAGTGTGCATCCTTTATCTTTTCCCACCGTAGTCTCCCCAACGAGGAAATGTCTGTGTAGCTTCTCTAATACTAAATCTTTTGCAGCCTTTTGTGGATTAACCAGCGCTGCCGTCCTCATGACAAAACTAACTTggcctcttttgtttttgatctgGTTGTTGTGGTGGCATTGGTGCACATCTTTGTGTCCCGTCCCTCCTCCTGTATGCCACACTGCAACACAATCTTACAGATGTTGAAGACGTGAAATTTGTCATCAACTTTGACTACCCCAACAACTCTGAGGACTATATCCACCGTATCGGCAGAACGGCTCGTAGCCAAAAGACAGGCACGGCTTACACCTTCTTCACTCCCAACAACATGAGGCAGGCCAGCGACCTCATCTCTGTGCTCCGCGAGGCCAACCAGGCGATCAACCCCAAGCTCCTCCAGATGGCGGAAGACAGAGGAGGTAAATCTAATTGGTGAGATACAGAAACGGTGCTGTGTTCTGCAGccactcttcttctgctgctctcCTTCGTTTCCTCTGCGACTTGGTTGACTATCTTAACTTCCACACCAGGTTTTAGAGGAGTCGTTCTGATACCAGTTCAGGAAATATCTCGACCTCAAATCCATCCTGCACCAATTTATTTGATAattcataataaaaataattcattatTTTCACTTCCAAAATGttatgatacacacacacacgcaacagCTGCTACTAGCATGTCAACATTTCTGATATGACGGTCGGCGGtgtgtcatatttttaaccaaaagctggcTTAAGTGAAATCTTGCACTTTTCTACTTTGCACAAAATCAATGCCGACGATTTCCAGCGTCATGTTGTGACCTCCTTACCTTCAAGTCATTAGTGGTGCAAAGACGAGGTCATTACATAAAGTATCTACCTGAAACTGAAGTGCACTgcaggtggagaggagaggagggtatAAACCTGCACAATGAATGTTTTTTCCAGTCACATGTAAAGTCACATTTAGCTCCTTTTCAAACTGCTTCTTGCAAAAGTTCCACAGCTGAGCTCAGCCCTCATCACGTCTTTGAACGTAACATTTCACTCTCTTAGTTTAAACGCCGACTCTTTCCACGCCGCTCTCCTAAAGTCTGTTTTCCTTTCCAGGTCGTTCAAGGGGCGGCCGAGGTGGTGACTTCAGAGACGACCGTCGGGATAGGTATTCTGGCAGGCGTGATTTTGGCGGTTATAGGGACAGGGATAACGGTAGAGGGTATGACAACGGACAGAGCAAAGCTTTTGGCACAAACTCCCAGAACGGAGGCTACGGGGGCAGCAACGGCAATGGCAACGGCTTCAGCGGAGGCAGCTACAACGGCAACGGACAGTCCAACTTCAACAACCCGGCGGCAGCGTTCGGAGGCCAGAACAACTTCCAGGCGGCTCCGTTCGCTCCGAAGGCGGGGCCACAGGCAGCCGCGCCTCACCCTCAGTTCCCCTTCCCCCAGGCGCAGGCTCCACAGCAGCACCCCCCTCCGCTGGTGCCGTACCCCATGCCTCCTCAGTTCTCTCAGTAAACACCGTACACTTGAAAGAAGtaatttattgcttttttttgtctcgttTTAAGTTCAACACTTTAATCctgagtatttttttgtatttacacGACAGGGTTACAGACAACTTGAACCTCGTATCAAGCCTTTTAAGATCTGCAGTGCAGCATTAGCCGTGTTGCGCACTCGTTTTTTGCCCCCTTTACTATTTAATTTGTTACATTCCTCATTAATGCTTTAGTTATGTTTTGTACTAGGTAATTACAAATGTATCGTTTTTCATGTGTATCCTTGAAAGTGATGTTATGCTCCTACCTGGAAGTGCACTGCAtgatctttcaaaataaaaagtcaaaaacagaaGCTGCTATGTTTTATTCTTTCACTTTGGAGTGACTGTACTACCATTAGTGTCCAGCAGGTGTCAGGCTTCTCAAGCTAAAGGAAGCATCCTCACTGTATTAAAGCAGCATGTGTTACAAGatgtttcagctgcagcttGAATGAGTCCCCTCATGTTTCCAAAACATGAAGTGTGCACATTTCTTCCTCCTATCTGGTGCAGTGacgcagggggcggggcttgtcATTTGTTAAGAGTTAGTCTTGTGAGTAAATCAAAAAACACTCAGACCTTCCGGAAATTAAATCTGAGTCCACAACCAAATTATTTTTGGGCAGCTCACCAAAACCTTgaatttcaaatttttttattttttgttatagCTGCAGACATTTCTGTAAAAGCCCTTCAGACCGTCTCTCACATTTATTAATGTGCTGATTGGAGACCTAAGTTGTCGACAGTGTTCAGGTTCAGTAACACACTTCTTGGTATCACTGCAGTGAAGGAGAAAATCCACCGAGATGTTTGCAGAGTGAGTAAAAAAAGCTCCAGCTTTGAAGTCTGCTCTGGATCCTTCAGTGTCGAAGAGAAGATCAGAAAAATATCTAGAAGGTAAAACTGTTAAGGCCTGAGGGTTAGGTTTATAGAAGAATGGTGAAATGTCTCCACCTGCTGGTAACACAGAATAACACAGGACATTCATttaacacacactgaaccaACATCCAGGTACTTTCTCGTTATCAGCGTTTTTATTCTTTGCAGCAGGTGGAGTTTGAAATCTTAGCACATAGAACCTGACTGTATGTGACTGACGGCCCCTAGGATCCTTTCCCCCATGTCTTGTCCTTCCCTCCTTCAGAGCCAGAAGCTCCCTCCCCCCCTGCAGGATCTTAGAGAGCTCTCCTCCTTTTGAGGTCTTCGACTCCATGAAAGATTTCAGGAACAGCTCCTGCGTCTGACTTCTACTGGAAAGTTaaacgctctctctcctccagcttgCTAGGACGTCTCATTGCTGACTTTCTCTCGAGGGCGgcctccatccctcctccccTTTGAACAGTCACCTCTGATATGACGTACACAGACCAGAGCACAATGTCTGGCTGTAGAGAAGGTCGAGGTCAACGGTCATCTCACCTCCTAGTGACCGGAGGAACCTTTTCCGTCATGGTGCAGCTCTTTGCTTCAATCCCTCCCCTGATATCAGCTGCTAGGCCGGCCCTGTTTGCTTCAAGCCTGCGGGGTCTCCAGCTGGTCCACCTGTACCGGCCCTGCAATAAGGGAGGGCGAGCCTCGAGTTTTGTTTGAGGAGTTGCAGACTTGTCAGGTTTCTTCTGAGCCGTAGCAGAGGTGCAGGTTCCAGGGGTCATGTGGACCCTGATGAGGAGGCTCAGCCTTACCTGGGATCTCCTCCAAATATCTCACATATATCTCACATAAAAAACAGTATGTCATATTGGCAGTGGTTGAATATTTGAGGCCTCTTATCAAGATCACAACATCAAACATTCAGTTACCTGAACTTGAAGACGAGCCAACATGGAAATGAAGAAGCCTCAATAGATCAGAGTCTCCATCATAATGCTGTAAGTAATCAGAGATGTGAGACCAGGCACAGGTCAGCTGTCAGGGAGAAtagatgaagtgtgtgtgtgtgtgtgggcgcgGCTGATATGAGGAATGTGAGGAACGCTCTGTAAATATGAGTCAAAGGAAACTTCTTTTTGGTTTCCATCCCGATAAGTGACAGACACACCTGAGTGTTGAAGGAgtcatattgttttgtttgaaactATGTCAGCGACGTAAACTATTTACAGTGTGGAATAGTgtataacattattataaataataataataatacattggttttatttagcgcttttctaaaaactcaaagatgctttgacaaaaacataaaaaaaaacaatcgaGCTTATCTCGGTTCTGTTGCACAACGTGGAGTTTAAACAGGAGGGCAGGATTCAAATACCCGAGTGGACACAACAATATGAACATGTGATGTGAACCCCTCTGAGTTCTGAGAGATCACATCAAACTGCTCACAGACTGAGTGACTCCTGTACCTCATCATCTCCTCTCTGACCCATCATGATCCAGTTTATCTGATCTTAAGTCACTCTGCATTTCAACGCACAACAACATGTAACCACTCACAGCGTGTTGATATCAGAGGTCGTCTCTCAGCCGTTTGATTCCGAGCTCCTGCATCCACATGtcccatgtgttcatgtgtaagacacttaaaggtcacatattctctaaaatcctcttctccatgttcctctaactctaacatgtgtctctagtccgtctacaaaccccccaatgatgagaaaagtccatcctctccgtcttctgcctgctccacttttcagaaaatgtgtgctcaaacaggccgtttggagattttcccttcatgacatcacaaagggcagtagcccctcccccaggtgggtgacactcccacagctaggtgtttgttctgccctgagtctgccttctcaccgtaaacaataggacatggagcgagaaagactgagaccacccaagcccttccagagagggggcgtggtcagacacagctcatttacatatttaaagacaattttaattattttagatCTTAGCGCAGCTTTTGATACTGTTGATCACACAATTTTAATTGATCGTCTCAGAAAATGGGTTGGTTTAAAGGATACTGCACTTAGCTGGTTTTACTCTTATCTTTTAGAAAGAACCTTTGCGGTCACCATCGGTAActactcctcctctacctctaaCATTACCTGTTGTGTACCGCAAGGTTCGGTTTTAGGTCCCATTTTATTCTCCATTTATATGCTGCCTCTTGGCCAAATAATTGAACGCCACAAAGTCGCCTTTCACTGctacgcagacgacacacagaTTTACCTTCCTTTGAGACCTGAGGACGCTAGGAGCCTAGCTGCTGTCAGAAACTGTCTAAACGACATCAACAGCTGGATGGCACAAAACTTTCTCCAACTGAACAATTCTAAATCTGAAATCATAGTGTTCAACCCGCCAAACTCCACTCATATCTCAAAGAGCAACCTCGGTCCCTTATTCGCCAATGTCCAACCCACCGCCAGAAATCTAGGAATAACATTTGATTGCAATCTCACCTTTGAATCCCATATCAAAACAGTTGTCCGATCATGCTTCTTCCATCTACGCACCAtctccaaaattaaaacaatactaaccCAACCAGACCTTGAAAAGATCATCCACGCCCTCATTTTCTCCCGACTTGACTACTGTAACTCCCTCTTTTCCGGAATCACAAATAAGTCACTGTCTCGCCTCCAGCtagtccaaaatgcagcagcgaggcttcttactggttgtaacagacgacatcacatcactccaATTTTAGCTTCATTACATTGGCTTCCTGTACGTTTtagaatcgattttaagattttactcattacttttaaagcacgAACAGGGCTGGCTCCAAGCTATATAACAGAGCTACTGACACCATATGAGCCAGCCCgcagtctgagatcctcaggtgggggcctcctggtcgttccaaagtcgagacttaaaactaaaggtgaccgggccttttcagtcagggcccctggactttggaacgacctccctgaggagataagactcGCAGACTCcttcaattcttttaaatctcttcttaaaacgtacttttacagacttgcttttatgtgatgtcgtcttcttaatgtcttctttctggttttactatttttatcttcttttattcTTACTCTCCTTTTATTTATCCTCTTATCTGAACTCCTcttctgttttaactttttgatcttacttactttgtctatttatgttttatatttatatttactttttatttttattaatattataggtTTGGGTTTtctgatcctttaaccacttgtttctatttatttttctgctcttaccttcttattgctgttctcttttgatttgcttttagctcttttaaatctttggttcctcttggtctcagctcgtgttgttgggttcttgtgatggttcttatgatggttcttgtgatggttcttatgatggttcttatgatggttcttgtgatggttcttatgatggttcttgtgatggttcttgtgatggttctta from Labrus mixtus chromosome 20, fLabMix1.1, whole genome shotgun sequence carries:
- the ddx5 gene encoding probable ATP-dependent RNA helicase DDX5 isoform X2, which codes for MPGYADRDRGRDRDRDRGYGGGPPRFGGNRGGGGGGGKFGNPGERLRKKQWNLDELPKFEKNFYQQHPDVARRSLQEAEQYRRTKTITFKGRDCPNPIMKFHEASFPSYVMDVINKQNWTEPTPIQAQGWPLALSGKDMVGIAQTGSGKTLSYLLPAIVHINHQPFLERGDGPICLVLAPTRELAQQVQQVAAEYGRASRLKSTCIYGGAPKGPQIRDLERGVEICIATPGRLIDFLEAGKTNLRRCTYLVLDEADRMLDMGFEPQIRKIVDQIRPDRQTLMWSATWPKEVRQLAEDFLKEYVQINIGALQLSANHNILQIVDVCNDGEKENKLIRLLEEIMSEKENKTIIFVETKRRCDDLTRRMRRDGWPAMGIHGDKSQQERDWVLNEFKYGKAPILIATDVASRGLDVEDVKFVINFDYPNNSEDYIHRIGRTARSQKTGTAYTFFTPNNMRQASDLISVLREANQAINPKLLQMAEDRGGKSNWSFKGRPRW
- the ddx5 gene encoding probable ATP-dependent RNA helicase DDX5 isoform X1; this translates as MPGYADRDRGRDRDRDRGYGGGPPRFGGNRGGGGGGGKFGNPGERLRKKQWNLDELPKFEKNFYQQHPDVARRSLQEAEQYRRTKTITFKGRDCPNPIMKFHEASFPSYVMDVINKQNWTEPTPIQAQGWPLALSGKDMVGIAQTGSGKTLSYLLPAIVHINHQPFLERGDGPICLVLAPTRELAQQVQQVAAEYGRASRLKSTCIYGGAPKGPQIRDLERGVEICIATPGRLIDFLEAGKTNLRRCTYLVLDEADRMLDMGFEPQIRKIVDQIRPDRQTLMWSATWPKEVRQLAEDFLKEYVQINIGALQLSANHNILQIVDVCNDGEKENKLIRLLEEIMSEKENKTIIFVETKRRCDDLTRRMRRDGWPAMGIHGDKSQQERDWVLNEFKYGKAPILIATDVASRGLDVEDVKFVINFDYPNNSEDYIHRIGRTARSQKTGTAYTFFTPNNMRQASDLISVLREANQAINPKLLQMAEDRGGRSRGGRGGDFRDDRRDRYSGRRDFGGYRDRDNGRGYDNGQSKAFGTNSQNGGYGGSNGNGNGFSGGSYNGNGQSNFNNPAAAFGGQNNFQAAPFAPKAGPQAAAPHPQFPFPQAQAPQQHPPPLVPYPMPPQFSQ